One window from the genome of Gadus morhua chromosome 16, gadMor3.0, whole genome shotgun sequence encodes:
- the ccnl1a gene encoding cyclin-L1a produces the protein MQQGVSGTTLSRRRRTNSSRRTSFCLVPCLGHVQLFGPIFLTLLLVEMAADPVSTSSNASTNNDGILIGDKVYSEVYLAIDNSLVPEEKLSPTPSMLDGLDLNTETDLRILGCELIQSAGILLKLPQVAMATGQVLFHRFFYSKSFVKHSFEIVAMACVNLASKIEEAPRRIRDVINVFHHLRQMRGKKGASSLILDQNYINTKNQVIKAERRVLKELGFCVHVKHPHKIIVMYLQVLECEKNQTLVQTAWNYMNDCLRTNVFVRFQAETIACACIYLAARALQMPLPSRPHWYLLFGATEEEIREICITTLKLYTRKKPNYDHLEKEVDRRKMFLAEAKLKAKGLNADGTPALSTLGGFSPASKPCSPAVVPVEDKSPKPQALKPVKKEPDNRAQVSKSPHNGLRKESKIGRNSSGSRSRTRSRSRSRSPRRHYNGRRSRSGTYSSRSRSHSPSPRRHQPSPLLPHLKPKASHHGNSDSKVSGRHSGSGGGSSGHKRKRSRSRSRTPIKGERERERERDRERGASDLASSKKHKHERGGGHHRGERREHERSRSYDRERERERGHKSKHHGSGGGGGGGHSGHGRHRR, from the exons ATGCAGCAGGGGGTTTCCGGGACTACTTTATCTCGGCGGAGGCGCACCAACAGTAGCCGCCGCACATCGTTCTGCCTTGTTCCGTGCTTGGGGCATGTTCAGCTTTTCGGCCCGATTTTTCTAACACTTTTGTTGGTTGAAATGGCCGCGGATCCCGTTTCAACATCTTCTAATGCATCGACAAACAACGATGGCATCCTCATCGGTGATAAAGTGTACTCGGAAGTCTACCTGGCGATCGACAACTCTCTGGTTCCAGAGGAGAAGCTTTCTCCGACCCCCTCTATGCTCGACGGCCTAGACCTCAACACGGAGACCGACCTTCGGATCCTGGGATGTGAACTCATCCAGTCTGCGGGGATTCTGCTAAAGCTGCCCCAG GTGGCCATGGCGACGGGACAGGTTCTCTTCCATCGCTTTTTCTATTCCAAGTCCTTCGTCAAGCACAGTTTCGAG ATTGTAGCCATGGCTTGTGTCAACCTGGCCTCCAAGATAGAAGAAGCCCCGCGGCGGATACGAGACGTGATCAACGTCTTCCATCACCTACGGCAAATGCGAGGCAAAAA GGGTGCAAGTTCATTGATACTTGATCAGAACTACATAAATACCAAAAACCAAGTCATCAAAGCAGAACGGCGGGTCCTGAAGGAGCTGGGCTTCTGTGTGCATGTCAAGCATCCCCACAAG ATCATCGTCATGTACCTTCAAGTCCTGGAATGTGAGAAGAACCAAACGCTGGTCCAGACCGCCTG GAACTACATGAATGACTGCCTGAGgacaaatgtgtttgtgcggTTTCAAGCCGAGACCATCGCCTGTGCCTGCATATACTTGGCTGCCAGAGCTCTGCAG ATGCCGCTTCCATCCCGGCCTCATTGGTACCTTCTGTTTGGAGCCACTGAGGAGGAGATCCGGGAGATCTGCATCACCACCCTCAAGCTGTACACCAGGAAGAAG cccaACTACGATcacctggagaaggaggtggaccGGCGGAAGATGTTCCTGGCCGAGGCCAAGCTCAAGGCAAAGGGTCTGAACGCCGACGGCACGCCGGCCCTCTCCACGCTCGGCGGCTTCTCCCCGGCCTCCAAGCCCTGCTCCCCGGCCGTGGTGCCGGTGGAGGACAAGTCCCCCAAGCCCCAAGCCCTGAAGCCTGTGAAGAAGGAGCCGGACAACCGAGCCCAGGTCTCCAAGAGCCCGCACAACGG GTTAAGGAAAGAGTCCAAGATCGGCAGGAACAGCAGTGGGTCCCGTTCTAGAACACGCTCCCGCTCCAGATCCCGCTCGCCCCGCAGACA CTACAACGGCAGACGCAGTCGCTCGGGGACCTACAgctcgcgctctcgctcccACAGCCCGTCGCCACGGCGACACCAGCCCTCGccgctcctcccccacctcaaaCCAAAGGCCAGTCACCACGGCAACAGCGACTCCAAGGTCTCCGGTCGCCACAGCGGCAGCGGCGGGGGCAGCTCGGGACACAAGAGGAAGCGGTCGCGCTCCCGGTCGCGCACCCCCATCAAAGGGGAGCGcgagcgggagagggagcgggacaGGGAGCGCGGTGCCTCGGACCTCGCCTCCTCCAAGAAGCACAAGCACGAGCGGGGCGGCGGGCACCACCGCGGGGAGAGGCGGGAACACGAGAGGTCCCGCTCCTACGAccgggagcgggagagggagcgcGGCCACAAGAGCAAACACCAcggtagcggcggcggcggcggcggagggcaCTCTGGGCACGGCCGGCACCGTCGCTGA